In Candidatus Sulfurimonas marisnigri, a single genomic region encodes these proteins:
- a CDS encoding response regulator transcription factor, producing MLNSKELLVYTKDLSILFVEDIEDLRANTSEILKNFFKKVDTAINGEDALIKYKDYYNETSNYYDIILSDIQMPRLNGVELVANIYNINASQKVIILSAYDDSKYLLPLINLGIEQFIKKPIDYQNLLQALLSASKNLNKTKNTNKNSNINLDSSFMFNKENSLLINHGTIIPLTKYEIIFLQILSQDVGKIYSNEAITSHYNSFNESLDTSNIRKLVSKLRKKLPENCVESIYGIGYRLTPYLDI from the coding sequence ATGCTAAATTCTAAAGAATTACTAGTTTATACTAAAGATTTGTCAATTCTTTTTGTTGAAGATATTGAAGACTTAAGAGCTAACACATCTGAAATTTTAAAAAATTTTTTTAAAAAAGTTGATACTGCTATCAATGGAGAAGATGCACTTATTAAATATAAAGATTACTACAACGAAACTTCTAACTACTACGATATTATACTGTCTGATATTCAGATGCCTCGCTTAAACGGTGTCGAATTAGTAGCTAATATTTACAATATAAATGCAAGCCAAAAAGTTATAATTTTATCTGCATATGATGATTCAAAATACTTATTACCTTTAATAAACTTGGGAATTGAACAATTTATTAAGAAGCCCATAGACTATCAAAACTTACTGCAAGCACTTTTGAGTGCATCTAAAAACCTAAATAAAACAAAAAACACAAATAAAAATTCTAATATAAACTTAGACTCTTCATTCATGTTTAATAAAGAGAATTCTCTTCTTATTAACCATGGAACTATTATTCCATTAACAAAATATGAAATAATTTTTTTACAAATACTGAGTCAAGATGTTGGCAAAATATACTCTAATGAGGCTATAACATCTCATTATAACTCTTTTAATGAAAGTTTAGACACTTCAAATATAAGAAAACTTGTCTCCAAACTCAGAAAAAAACTTCCTGAGAATTGTGTAGAAAGTATTTATGGAATTGGTTATAGATTAACGCCTTATTTGGATATTTAA
- the thiS gene encoding sulfur carrier protein ThiS: MKIIINGEIKEFDEDITLEIILIELDLTDKVMAAAVNMDIVKQENWSSYKLCDGDKLELLDFVGGG; this comes from the coding sequence ATGAAAATAATTATAAATGGCGAAATAAAAGAGTTTGATGAAGATATAACACTTGAAATTATACTGATAGAGCTTGACTTAACTGATAAAGTTATGGCAGCGGCAGTTAATATGGATATAGTAAAACAGGAAAATTGGAGTTCATATAAATTGTGTGATGGAGATAAATTGGAGTTATTAGACTTTGTTGGTGGTGGATGA
- the acpS gene encoding holo-ACP synthase, with protein MIGIDLIKTSRMNRLIERFGEKALQKFLSSDEIYLVKNYKTASGFWAAKEACSKALGVGIGSECSFHDITIDKTPKGAPILKLSKKIIDNFKITDSSLSITHDGEYAIAVVAIESSTTNKV; from the coding sequence ATGATTGGCATAGATTTAATTAAAACCTCACGTATGAATCGCTTAATAGAGCGATTTGGCGAAAAAGCACTTCAAAAATTTCTTTCTTCTGACGAGATTTATCTCGTTAAAAACTATAAAACCGCTTCTGGATTTTGGGCAGCTAAAGAAGCATGTTCTAAAGCTCTTGGAGTTGGCATAGGCTCAGAATGTAGTTTTCATGATATAACAATAGATAAAACTCCCAAAGGTGCTCCTATTTTAAAGCTATCAAAAAAAATTATTGATAACTTTAAAATAACGGATAGCAGTCTATCTATTACACATGATGGAGAGTATGCAATAGCCGTGGTAGCAATAGAGTCATCCACCACCAACAAAGTCTAA